A stretch of DNA from Kiritimatiellia bacterium:
GCCCTGGAGACGGAACCGGCGGACCGGTATGCCTCGGTCAAGGATTTCCAGGCCGCCCTGCTCGCGTTCCGGGAGCATCAGGAGAGCGCGAACCTGGTCGAATCCGCGGACCAGCGGCTGGAGGCGGCGCAGACGTCCCGCGACTACGGGGACTACCACGAAGCCCTGTTCGGCTATCGGCAGGCCCTGCGCATCTGGCCCGACAACTCCGCCGCCCGGACCGGATTAAAAGAGGCTACCCGGCAGTACGCCCGGGCCGCGGTCGCGCGGGGCGACTTGGAGTTGGCCCTGACTTTGCTCGACGAGAACGACGAGAAACAGCGCGAAACGGCCCGGGACATCGAGCAGCAACTGAAGACGCGCCATCTGCACGCGGCCCGGGAACGGGCGCTGCGCCGGGCCCTGGCCACGCTGGGCAGCGGGGCGCTCGTCATGTTCCTCCTGGGGGCTTTCTGGATCAACCGCGAGCGGCTGCGCGCGCAACGCGGCGAGCAGCGGGCCGAGACCGCCCTGCTGGAGTCGCGGCAGCAGCTCTCGAAATCCCTCGAGGCCGCCGCGGGTAACGCCATGGAGAAAGAGAGGAACGCGGAGGCGCTGGCCCTGCTGGCCGCCTCGCTGCGCCAGGACCCGTCCAACCTCGTCGCCGCGGCGCGAGCGCTCGATCTGTTGAACCGGCTGAACTGGGCCTTGCCGGTCCGGGCCCCATCGCGTGCCGCCCTTCCCGATCGCCGCGTCTTTCCCGCCGTCCCGCCCGAGTCCTATCCCAAGCGGACCGTCCTCGTGAAGCAAGTGGGTCAGCGAGACGTCTTGCTCCAGGTGGCGGACACCAACCGGGTGCCCCTGGATGAGCCCGCCATCGGCCCGGTGGAATCCCGCCATACCGCCCCGCGGGAAGCCACCATCAGCCCGGACGGCCGCTTCGTGGCTTTCGGCTCGGGCGCGCGACGACTCCATCTCTTCGACCGGTACACTGGCAAGGAAATCCGCCCGGCGGTTCCGCATTACCCCCTCTGGTCCGAGACGTTCTGTTTTTCCCCGGATGCGCGGTGCCTGCTGCGGGCCAACGCCCTGGGTACGGTCACGTTTTCGGCCGTGGAGGACACCCATACCGTCCGACAGGATCTTCACATGGGTCCCGACCTGGCCGCAGCGGCTTTCCTGGAGGACCGCCGCCGGCTCGCCGTGGCCACCGACAAGCAGTTGCGCGCGCACATCGTGGAACTCCGTCCAGGCCAGGCCCGCGCCCGGGTGTTCGACGCGGGTTCGTGGATCAACGAGGGCTGTCTTTCCCCGGATGGCCTGCGCCTCGGCCTGACCACCCGCGCGGCACAAACCCTGGTCTGGTCGCTCGCCACGGACGCACTCGAAGACCTGCCGATCCGGCATGAACGCTCCGCGTGGGCCCTGACGTTTTCACCCGACGGGCGCCGCCTCGCGCTCGGGTCACGGGAGGGCGAGTTGATGCTCTGGGACCTGGAGGCGCGGCAGGAACTCGGCTACCTCCCGCCCGCCAACGTGCCCATCTCTCATCTCGTGTACGATCCCCGCGGCGGCTTCCTTTACTCGGCCGACCATGACCGGGTGCGAAAATGGGCGGCGGACAGCCTGGCCCTTGTGGATTCCGTCACCGCGTCCCAGCCCATCAAAAGCCTGGCCGTCAGCCCGGACGGCCAATGGCTGCTGGTGGGGTGCATCCAGGGGGCCTGGCTCTACTCGACGAAAACGATGCAGGCGAAGCCCCGGCCCCTCCTCTCGGCATCCGGCTGGGTGCGCGCCGTGGACTTCAGCCCGGACGGCCGCCTCATGCTGGCCGCCGGCGCACACCGCTGCGCCGTGTTCGAGGTGGAGACCGGCGAGCGGCTGGCCGAGGTCGGCGGCCATCCGGATTCGATCTGGCGGGCGCGCTTCAATCCCGACAGCGGTTCCTTCGCGACGGTTTCGTATGACGGATCGCTGCGCTTGTGGGGCGCGGACGGGCAATCCCTGTCGCCCCTGCTCATGATTCCCCTGACGCATCTCCAGGGTTCCGAGACCCTGGCCTATTCCCCCGACGGCCGCTGGGTCGCGGCCGGCGCAGGCGAC
This window harbors:
- a CDS encoding protein kinase, which produces MSPDHTDPADPPVSRVDLPPEPLRTLKTDTLLSGVSAAIQVKSRVLSRPGQPPESACDFELIDRVGQGGMGEVFSARQVSMDRVVAVKLLKPDLQRNESARLLFLSEATITGKLDHPNIIPVHELGRAGDGTLFYAMKYARGVFWHQVIRQKTLAENLDILLRVADAIAFAHAHFIVHRDIKPQNILVGDFGEVLVMDWGVALSVRPGANQVETGTRDARCGTPAYMAPEMAQGLRERVCAASDIYLLGAVLYEIIAGQPPHAGKDLGTALKNAERNRFAPLPRQDELARIALKALETEPADRYASVKDFQAALLAFREHQESANLVESADQRLEAAQTSRDYGDYHEALFGYRQALRIWPDNSAARTGLKEATRQYARAAVARGDLELALTLLDENDEKQRETARDIEQQLKTRHLHAARERALRRALATLGSGALVMFLLGAFWINRERLRAQRGEQRAETALLESRQQLSKSLEAAAGNAMEKERNAEALALLAASLRQDPSNLVAAARALDLLNRLNWALPVRAPSRAALPDRRVFPAVPPESYPKRTVLVKQVGQRDVLLQVADTNRVPLDEPAIGPVESRHTAPREATISPDGRFVAFGSGARRLHLFDRYTGKEIRPAVPHYPLWSETFCFSPDARCLLRANALGTVTFSAVEDTHTVRQDLHMGPDLAAAAFLEDRRRLAVATDKQLRAHIVELRPGQARARVFDAGSWINEGCLSPDGLRLGLTTRAAQTLVWSLATDALEDLPIRHERSAWALTFSPDGRRLALGSREGELMLWDLEARQELGYLPPANVPISHLVYDPRGGFLYSADHDRVRKWAADSLALVDSVTASQPIKSLAVSPDGQWLLVGCIQGAWLYSTKTMQAKPRPLLSASGWVRAVDFSPDGRLMLAAGAHRCAVFEVETGERLAEVGGHPDSIWRARFNPDSGSFATVSYDGSLRLWGADGQSLSPLLMIPLTHLQGSETLAYSPDGRWVAAGAGDGTVRIWSAHTGREAMGPFRFGDRSLTVVEFSPDGRQLLAASTDGRAWLQPLAPVSSPPSWLPDLAEAVGGLRLEESAYSSPRWPKRAALLAAMQRMIEARAEPDDADLWLRWFLADRGERTINPWSTVTVREQVDRLLLSHQREDVEQALDMDPNNPTCYRRLAELVRPADARRADFLEALARQLEAGAKQPM